A genomic region of Ewingella sp. CoE-038-23 contains the following coding sequences:
- a CDS encoding HutD/Ves family protein, giving the protein MSALTRFSYASLPVSPWRNGGGETREIISWPEGQRDFEWRASIATIAADGPFSLFAGIDRSITLLSGEGVHLHGEQGVDHPLTQIGAPYSFAGEVPIVATLLGGVTKDFNIMTRRGSCAAQVRAQSHDFEVNWQTAGLLYVLRGEWQVTPSIKLAAEDGLYWAFEPNQEKSQPVRALQPDAQLLWVEITR; this is encoded by the coding sequence ATGAGCGCATTAACCCGATTCTCCTACGCCAGTCTGCCTGTCAGCCCTTGGCGCAACGGCGGGGGAGAAACCCGTGAAATTATCAGCTGGCCTGAGGGTCAACGCGATTTTGAGTGGCGGGCCAGCATCGCCACCATTGCGGCTGATGGGCCTTTTTCTCTCTTTGCCGGTATTGACCGCTCGATCACCTTATTAAGTGGCGAGGGCGTGCATCTGCACGGTGAGCAGGGTGTCGACCACCCCTTAACTCAGATTGGCGCGCCTTACTCTTTCGCTGGAGAAGTGCCGATCGTCGCCACGCTGCTGGGCGGCGTGACCAAGGATTTCAACATTATGACCCGTCGCGGCAGCTGCGCGGCGCAGGTCAGGGCGCAAAGCCATGACTTTGAGGTCAACTGGCAAACCGCCGGGCTGCTGTACGTTCTGCGCGGAGAGTGGCAGGTGACGCCCTCCATCAAACTGGCCGCGGAAGATGGCTTGTACTGGGCTTTTGAGCCGAACCAAGAAAAAAGCCAGCCAGTCCGGGCTTTGCAGCCAGATGCGCAACTGCTTTGGGTAGAAATCACCCGCTGA
- the hutC gene encoding histidine utilization repressor: MSESTPLSQQGVSQQRLSELAAAISDTPAPIYQRVKQAIVGQIRDGVWKPHQRVPSESELVNELGVSRMTINRALRELTNEGFLMRMQGVGTFVAEAKAYTPMLEVHNIADEIAQRGHRHSSVVMACETRQADAEQALQLEIKPGESLFYSQIVHFENDVPVQIEDRYVNPQAAPDYLQNVMNNATPYTYLMRIAPLTAGEHRVEAISASDTQRQLLQLKEHEPCLLIHRRTWSGNRVVTSARLVYPGSRYQLFGRFTSHG, from the coding sequence ATGTCCGAATCCACACCGTTGTCCCAACAGGGTGTTTCACAGCAACGATTATCCGAGCTGGCCGCCGCCATTAGCGACACCCCAGCGCCGATTTATCAACGCGTGAAACAGGCCATCGTCGGGCAAATTCGCGACGGCGTGTGGAAGCCCCATCAGCGCGTTCCCTCAGAAAGCGAGCTGGTAAACGAGCTTGGCGTCAGCCGTATGACCATTAACCGCGCCTTACGGGAACTCACCAACGAAGGATTTTTGATGCGCATGCAGGGCGTCGGCACCTTCGTGGCCGAAGCAAAGGCCTACACGCCGATGCTGGAAGTGCATAATATTGCTGATGAAATCGCCCAGCGCGGCCACCGCCACAGCAGCGTGGTGATGGCCTGTGAAACCCGTCAAGCCGATGCCGAACAAGCGCTGCAGCTGGAGATTAAACCCGGCGAGTCGCTGTTTTATTCGCAAATCGTCCATTTTGAAAACGACGTGCCGGTACAGATTGAAGACCGTTATGTGAACCCTCAGGCCGCGCCGGATTACCTGCAAAACGTGATGAACAACGCCACGCCTTACACCTATTTGATGCGAATCGCTCCGCTGACCGCAGGCGAGCACCGCGTCGAAGCTATTAGCGCCAGTGACACCCAGCGCCAGCTGCTGCAACTGAAAGAGCATGAGCCTTGCCTGCTGATCCACCGCCGTACCTGGAGCGGAAATCGCGTCGTCACCTCGGCCCGTCTGGTTTATCCCGGCTCTCGCTACCAACTGTTTGGTCGTTTTACCAGCCACGGCTAA
- a CDS encoding DUF817 domain-containing protein, whose amino-acid sequence MGPLQRLDLFLTQPREKQPIRGVRRFLTEFIFFGVKEARACIFVGLFFLAVFLVPRGGIFHVPRYDVLLLVALFIQVWMLTSKLETLDEFKAIMLFHVVGFALEVFKTSSGIRSWSYPDFAYTKLFGVPLFSVFMYAAVGSYMIQCWRLLDVKVRNYPPYTLAAICSLLIYVNFFTHHYIGDFRWYITALVLGLYARSYVVFTPYDTPRRMPLILAFILIGFFIWLAENISTFFTIWRYPNQLSSWSGVHLGKWSSWALLVIMTFTMITWLKNIKKHVHVPV is encoded by the coding sequence ATGGGCCCTTTACAACGACTGGATTTATTTCTGACTCAACCCCGCGAAAAGCAGCCAATTCGCGGAGTTCGCCGCTTTTTAACCGAATTTATTTTCTTCGGGGTGAAAGAGGCGCGCGCCTGTATCTTCGTCGGACTGTTCTTTTTGGCGGTGTTTTTGGTGCCGCGCGGCGGCATATTCCATGTCCCGCGCTATGACGTTTTGCTGCTGGTCGCGCTGTTTATTCAGGTGTGGATGCTGACCAGCAAGCTTGAAACGTTGGATGAGTTTAAAGCCATCATGCTGTTTCACGTGGTCGGTTTTGCGCTGGAAGTTTTTAAAACCTCGTCGGGCATTCGCTCGTGGAGCTACCCGGATTTCGCCTACACCAAGCTGTTCGGCGTGCCGCTGTTTTCCGTCTTCATGTACGCGGCGGTGGGCAGTTATATGATTCAGTGCTGGCGGCTGCTGGACGTTAAAGTGCGCAACTACCCGCCCTATACGCTGGCCGCCATCTGCTCGCTGCTGATTTACGTGAACTTCTTCACCCATCACTACATTGGCGATTTCCGCTGGTACATCACCGCGCTGGTACTGGGGCTTTACGCCCGCAGCTATGTGGTGTTCACTCCCTACGATACCCCACGCCGCATGCCGCTGATTTTGGCATTTATTCTGATTGGCTTCTTCATCTGGCTGGCGGAGAACATCAGCACCTTCTTCACTATCTGGCGCTACCCTAATCAGCTCAGCAGCTGGTCCGGCGTGCATCTGGGTAAATGGAGCTCCTGGGCGCTGCTGGTTATCATGACTTTCACCATGATCACCTGGCTGAAAAACATCAAAAAGCATGTTCACGTGCCGGTTTAA
- the hutU gene encoding urocanate hydratase, producing MNAPQKTAVARAVRAPHGTELSCENWLIEAAYRMIQNNLDPDVAERPEDLVVYGGIGKAARNWPAFEAILDSLRKLHADETLLVQSGKPVGIFRTHADAPRVLIANSNLVPHWANWDHFHELDKAGLMMYGQMTAGSWIYIGAQGIVQGTYETFAEAGRQHYNSNLRGKWILTAGLGGMGGAQPLAGVLAGACVLAIECQESRIDFRIRTRYLDYKAYSIEEALVMIEKACAEKQAISVGLLGNAAELMPQLVARAKQGGLRPDIVTDQTSAHDPLNGYLPEGWTLEQWQDKRVSDPQAVVKASRASMAKHVQAMLDFHAMGIPTVDYGNNIRQVAKEEGVLNAFDFPGFVPAYIRPLFCEGKGPFRWVALSGDPEDIYKTDAKLKELFPDNANLINWLDMARERIAFQGLPARICWLGLGERHIAGLAFNEMVRNGELKAPVVIGRDHLDTGSVASPNRETEAMKDGSDAVSDWPLLNALLNTAGGATWVSLHHGGGVGMGFSQHAGMVIVCDGTKEADARLSRVLWNDPATGVMRHADAGYQQAIDCAKRNDLNLPMV from the coding sequence ATGAATGCACCTCAGAAAACGGCGGTTGCTCGCGCGGTTCGCGCCCCTCACGGCACGGAATTGAGCTGTGAAAACTGGCTGATTGAAGCGGCCTACCGGATGATCCAGAACAACCTCGATCCTGACGTGGCCGAGCGCCCGGAAGATCTGGTGGTTTATGGCGGTATCGGCAAAGCGGCGCGCAACTGGCCGGCCTTCGAAGCGATTTTAGACAGCCTGCGCAAGCTGCACGCTGATGAAACGCTGCTGGTGCAATCCGGCAAGCCAGTGGGGATTTTCCGCACCCACGCTGACGCGCCGCGCGTGCTGATTGCCAACTCTAACTTGGTGCCGCACTGGGCGAACTGGGACCATTTCCACGAGTTGGATAAAGCCGGGTTGATGATGTACGGCCAGATGACCGCCGGTTCGTGGATCTACATCGGCGCGCAGGGCATCGTGCAGGGAACCTATGAAACCTTCGCCGAGGCGGGCCGCCAGCACTACAACAGCAATCTGCGCGGTAAGTGGATCCTGACTGCCGGTCTTGGCGGCATGGGCGGTGCACAGCCTCTGGCTGGCGTACTGGCAGGAGCCTGCGTGCTGGCGATTGAGTGTCAGGAGTCGCGCATCGATTTCCGCATTCGCACCCGTTACTTGGATTACAAAGCGTACAGCATCGAAGAAGCCTTGGTGATGATTGAGAAAGCCTGCGCGGAAAAACAGGCGATTTCCGTTGGCCTGTTGGGTAACGCGGCGGAGCTGATGCCGCAGCTGGTGGCGCGCGCCAAGCAGGGCGGCCTGCGCCCGGATATCGTCACTGACCAGACTTCGGCCCATGACCCGCTCAATGGCTACCTGCCGGAAGGCTGGACGCTGGAGCAGTGGCAGGACAAACGCGTCTCTGACCCGCAGGCGGTGGTGAAAGCCTCTCGCGCGTCGATGGCGAAACACGTGCAGGCGATGCTCGACTTCCACGCCATGGGCATTCCAACCGTGGATTACGGCAACAATATTCGTCAGGTAGCGAAAGAGGAAGGTGTGCTGAATGCCTTTGATTTCCCGGGCTTTGTTCCGGCTTATATCCGCCCGCTGTTCTGCGAAGGCAAAGGCCCGTTCCGTTGGGTGGCGCTCTCCGGCGACCCGGAAGATATCTATAAAACCGACGCCAAGCTGAAAGAGCTGTTCCCGGACAATGCTAATCTGATCAACTGGCTGGATATGGCTCGCGAGCGCATCGCGTTTCAAGGGCTGCCGGCGCGGATCTGCTGGTTGGGCCTCGGCGAGCGTCATATCGCCGGACTAGCCTTTAACGAAATGGTGCGTAACGGCGAGCTAAAAGCGCCGGTAGTGATTGGGCGGGACCATCTGGATACCGGCTCGGTGGCCTCGCCAAACCGCGAAACCGAAGCGATGAAAGATGGCTCCGACGCGGTTTCTGACTGGCCGCTGCTCAACGCGCTGCTTAACACGGCGGGCGGCGCTACCTGGGTCAGCCTGCACCATGGCGGCGGCGTAGGCATGGGCTTCTCTCAGCACGCGGGGATGGTCATTGTCTGCGACGGCACCAAAGAAGCCGATGCCCGCCTGTCACGCGTGCTGTGGAATGACCCGGCAACCGGCGTCATGCGCCACGCCGACGCGGGTTATCAGCAAGCCATCGACTGCGCCAAACGCAATGACCTAAACCTGCCAATGGTGTGA
- the hutH gene encoding histidine ammonia-lyase, giving the protein MSSASHDIRVSHLHPGQVDLATLRAIYSAEKRENQQQYWSVRVELAEEARGGVLASQETVNRIVESGKVVYGINTGFGKLAQTRIPAERLAELQRNLVLSHSVGIGKELADNVVRLVMTTKILSLSRGHSGIRMEVIDALISLLNAGVLPCIPEKGSVGASGDLAPLAHLSLMLIGEGEVTAQGVRMSAVEGLATVGLKPIELGPKEGLALLNGTQVSTSLALAGLFEAERVFSAGLVAGALSLEAIKGSVKPYDARIHQARGQLGQISVAAAVTALLEGSDVVTSHANCGRVQDPYSIRCVPQVMGACLDNLQHAARVLQIEANAASDNPLVFAENGDVISGGNFHAEPVAFAADIIALAVAEIGAISERRLALLLDTGLSGLPPFLVNDGGVNSGFMIAQVTAAALASENKSLAHPGSVDSLPTSANQEDHVSMATYAACRLGDMCFNTSVVVGIEAMAAAQGIDFIRPLKSSPLLEKELQAIRQDVAYLEKDRLMAPDVEAMRLWASRGQWPSVIEALLPSFN; this is encoded by the coding sequence ATGTCATCTGCATCTCACGACATTCGCGTCTCCCATCTGCACCCCGGTCAGGTTGACCTTGCCACACTGCGCGCCATTTACTCCGCCGAAAAGCGTGAAAACCAGCAGCAATATTGGAGCGTTCGCGTTGAACTGGCCGAGGAGGCGCGCGGGGGCGTGCTGGCGTCACAGGAAACGGTGAACCGCATCGTCGAGTCCGGCAAGGTGGTTTATGGCATCAACACCGGGTTTGGCAAGCTGGCGCAAACTCGCATTCCGGCAGAGCGTCTGGCCGAGCTGCAGCGCAATCTGGTGCTGTCGCACAGCGTCGGGATTGGCAAAGAGCTGGCCGATAACGTGGTGCGTCTCGTGATGACCACTAAGATCCTCAGCCTGTCGCGCGGCCATTCTGGTATTCGCATGGAAGTGATTGATGCACTGATAAGCTTGCTCAATGCGGGCGTGCTGCCGTGTATTCCAGAGAAAGGCTCGGTGGGCGCGTCGGGAGATTTGGCTCCGCTGGCCCACCTGTCGCTGATGCTGATCGGCGAAGGGGAAGTCACCGCGCAGGGCGTTCGCATGTCGGCGGTAGAAGGGCTGGCAACCGTCGGTTTGAAACCTATTGAGTTGGGGCCAAAAGAGGGGCTGGCGCTGCTAAACGGCACGCAGGTATCGACCTCTCTGGCGCTGGCCGGGCTGTTTGAAGCTGAACGAGTCTTCTCCGCAGGCTTGGTGGCCGGAGCACTGTCGCTGGAAGCCATCAAAGGCTCGGTGAAACCTTATGATGCGCGCATTCACCAAGCGCGTGGCCAACTGGGGCAAATCTCCGTTGCAGCTGCAGTGACGGCTTTGCTGGAAGGGAGTGACGTTGTCACCTCTCACGCCAACTGCGGCCGGGTGCAAGATCCTTATTCTATCCGCTGCGTGCCACAGGTGATGGGCGCATGCCTTGATAACCTGCAACACGCTGCCCGCGTTTTGCAAATCGAAGCTAACGCCGCTTCGGATAACCCGCTGGTGTTTGCCGAGAATGGTGATGTTATCTCTGGCGGTAACTTCCACGCCGAGCCGGTAGCCTTTGCCGCCGACATCATCGCGCTGGCGGTGGCCGAAATTGGGGCTATTTCCGAGCGCCGCCTGGCATTGCTGCTCGACACCGGGCTGTCAGGCCTGCCGCCGTTCCTGGTTAATGACGGCGGGGTGAACTCCGGCTTTATGATTGCACAGGTGACCGCCGCCGCGCTGGCCTCTGAGAATAAATCGCTGGCGCATCCGGGCAGCGTGGACAGCCTGCCAACCTCCGCCAATCAGGAAGACCACGTCTCTATGGCGACCTACGCCGCCTGTCGCCTTGGCGACATGTGTTTCAACACCTCCGTGGTGGTGGGCATTGAGGCGATGGCCGCCGCGCAGGGCATCGACTTCATTCGCCCGCTGAAAAGCTCTCCGCTGCTAGAGAAAGAGTTACAGGCCATTCGCCAAGACGTGGCCTATTTGGAAAAAGATCGCCTGATGGCACCTGACGTAGAAGCCATGCGCCTGTGGGCCAGTCGCGGGCAGTGGCCATCGGTCATTGAAGCTTTGTTACCGAGTTTTAACTGA
- the hutI gene encoding imidazolonepropionase, translated as MPSSISPLNTASDRLVCDSLWTGATLVTMRDGSYNLIENGVLAVKDGKIVWIGTEESSPKFVASSRHHFEGGIVTPGLVDCHTHLVFGGDRSAEFEQRLNGVSYAEIAAQGGGILSTVNATRTASQKTLFEQARFRLAPLLAEGVTCIEIKSGYGLSDESELKMLRVIRELAETQPVKVKATCLAAHALPPEYQGRADEYIDHICQNLLPQVAAERLADAVDGFCEHLAFSTEQIERVFKAAQKLGLPVKLHAEQLSSLHGSQLAAQYGALSADHLEYATEQDVKAMAESGTVAVLLPGAYYMLRETQVPPVALFRQYGVPMAIASDANPGTSPALSLRLMLNMACTLFRMTPEEALAGVTCHGARALGLQQTHGSLEVGKVADFVHWPVERPAELVYWLGGQLPCTVVYRGDVRS; from the coding sequence ATGCCGTCATCGATTTCTCCTTTGAACACTGCTTCAGACAGGCTGGTTTGCGACAGTCTATGGACCGGCGCGACGCTAGTTACCATGCGAGATGGAAGCTATAACCTGATTGAAAACGGGGTGTTAGCTGTCAAAGATGGAAAAATAGTCTGGATCGGCACTGAGGAAAGTAGCCCGAAATTTGTCGCCTCTTCCCGCCACCACTTCGAGGGCGGCATCGTCACCCCCGGCCTGGTGGACTGCCACACACATCTGGTTTTTGGCGGCGATCGCAGCGCCGAGTTTGAGCAGCGTTTGAACGGCGTGAGCTATGCCGAGATAGCGGCTCAGGGCGGCGGGATTTTATCGACGGTGAATGCCACCCGCACCGCCAGCCAGAAAACCCTGTTTGAACAGGCGCGTTTTCGCCTCGCCCCGCTGTTAGCCGAAGGGGTGACCTGCATCGAAATCAAATCCGGCTATGGGCTGAGTGATGAGAGCGAGCTGAAAATGCTGCGGGTGATCCGCGAGCTGGCCGAAACCCAGCCCGTGAAGGTTAAAGCCACCTGCCTTGCCGCCCACGCTTTGCCGCCTGAGTATCAGGGTCGCGCCGACGAGTATATCGACCACATTTGCCAGAACTTACTGCCTCAGGTGGCAGCTGAGCGTTTGGCGGACGCCGTTGATGGTTTTTGCGAGCACTTAGCCTTCTCCACCGAGCAAATTGAACGCGTTTTCAAGGCGGCGCAAAAGCTTGGCCTGCCGGTTAAGCTGCACGCCGAGCAGCTCTCCTCCCTGCACGGCAGCCAGTTGGCAGCACAATACGGCGCCCTGTCCGCCGATCATCTGGAATACGCCACCGAGCAGGACGTCAAAGCCATGGCCGAGTCCGGCACGGTCGCCGTGCTGCTGCCCGGGGCTTATTACATGCTGCGCGAAACCCAAGTTCCGCCGGTGGCGCTGTTCCGCCAATACGGCGTGCCGATGGCGATTGCCAGCGACGCCAACCCCGGCACCTCTCCCGCGCTTTCCCTGCGTTTAATGCTCAATATGGCCTGTACTTTGTTCCGCATGACGCCTGAAGAAGCTTTGGCCGGCGTCACCTGCCACGGCGCGCGGGCGCTGGGTTTGCAGCAGACTCACGGCTCGCTTGAAGTGGGAAAAGTGGCTGATTTTGTGCACTGGCCGGTCGAGCGTCCGGCAGAGTTAGTTTATTGGCTGGGTGGTCAACTGCCCTGTACCGTGGTTTATCGAGGAGATGTTCGTTCATGA
- the fetA gene encoding iron efflux ABC transporter ATP-binding subunit FetA gives MPQSAPLLDLQEVSFTLNQRPLLEPVSFTLNPGEFTLLTGPSGSGKSTLLKIIAALQTQTGGTIKFKGDDITGLKTEKYRQQVSYCFQTPSLFGDTVRDNLALPYQIRGQKMDEAKVKQWLERVNLPTDMLDKKAQELSGGEKQRVSLLRNLQFMPDILLLDEITSALDEENKHNVNQIIADLVEQENLAVLWVSHDSNEIRHAKNVITLSHRAAESIDHEPA, from the coding sequence ATGCCGCAGTCTGCGCCCCTTTTAGACCTTCAGGAAGTCAGCTTTACCCTCAATCAACGCCCCCTGCTGGAACCCGTTTCATTTACCCTCAATCCGGGTGAATTCACGCTGCTGACCGGGCCTTCGGGCAGTGGCAAAAGCACGCTGCTGAAGATCATTGCTGCGCTGCAAACCCAGACCGGCGGTACCATCAAGTTCAAAGGCGACGATATTACCGGCTTAAAAACGGAAAAATATCGCCAGCAGGTCTCCTATTGCTTCCAGACCCCTTCGCTGTTTGGCGATACCGTGCGCGACAATCTGGCGCTGCCTTATCAAATTCGCGGCCAGAAGATGGATGAAGCCAAAGTGAAACAGTGGCTAGAGCGCGTCAATTTGCCGACGGATATGCTTGATAAGAAAGCCCAAGAGCTGTCTGGCGGCGAGAAGCAGCGCGTCTCATTGCTGCGCAATCTACAATTTATGCCCGATATCCTGCTGCTGGATGAAATTACCAGCGCCCTCGACGAAGAAAATAAGCACAACGTCAATCAGATCATCGCCGATTTGGTCGAGCAGGAGAACCTCGCTGTACTCTGGGTCAGCCACGACAGCAATGAGATCCGCCACGCCAAAAACGTTATCACCCTAAGCCACCGCGCCGCCGAGAGCATCGACCATGAGCCAGCATAA
- a CDS encoding formimidoylglutamate deiminase: MPAYFATRALLPQGWASHVRLTVDELGVLTSVEANAQPEGAYRLNGPIVPGMPNLHSHAFQRVMAGLAEVAGNPQDSFWTWRDLMYRLVGRLTPEQVGVIARQLYIEMLKGGYTQVAEFHYLHNDINGQPYSDMGEMTAQLSDAAEQAGIGMTLLPVLYSYSGFGAQPAQTGQRRFIQDAESYLNQQQVIASQLQDKPLQNQGLCFHSLRAVSREQMQQVLAASPEDLPVHIHIAEQQKEVNDCLAWSGQRPIAWLFDNIDVDPRWCLIHATHPDRFELASIAASGAVIGLCPTTEANLGDGIFPGVDYLAQKGRWGIGSDSHVSLNLVEELRWLEYGQRLRDLRRNRLTSAEHTSVGDLLYTQALRGGAQACGAAIGQLAVGYRADWLVLDGEDPYLAAAADSELLNRWIFAGSAAQIRDVFVAGKAKVVNGRHPQQSQASADFLALLQQLARDAA; the protein is encoded by the coding sequence ATGCCTGCTTATTTCGCCACACGCGCACTGTTGCCACAGGGTTGGGCGAGTCACGTGCGACTTACCGTTGATGAACTGGGCGTGCTGACCTCGGTAGAGGCCAATGCCCAGCCGGAAGGAGCTTATCGGCTCAACGGGCCGATTGTGCCGGGGATGCCAAACCTGCACTCCCACGCTTTTCAACGGGTCATGGCCGGTCTGGCTGAAGTGGCGGGCAACCCGCAGGACAGTTTCTGGACCTGGCGAGATCTGATGTATCGGCTGGTTGGCCGTTTGACGCCTGAGCAGGTGGGCGTGATTGCCCGCCAGCTGTATATCGAAATGCTCAAAGGCGGTTATACCCAAGTCGCCGAATTCCACTATTTACACAATGATATCAACGGCCAGCCTTATAGCGACATGGGTGAAATGACTGCCCAGCTTAGCGATGCCGCCGAGCAGGCGGGCATTGGTATGACGCTGCTGCCGGTGCTCTACAGCTACTCGGGGTTTGGCGCGCAGCCTGCTCAGACTGGCCAAAGACGCTTTATTCAAGATGCAGAGAGTTACCTCAATCAACAGCAAGTGATTGCTTCGCAGCTGCAAGACAAACCACTGCAAAATCAGGGGCTGTGCTTCCATTCGCTGCGCGCGGTATCTCGTGAACAAATGCAGCAGGTGCTGGCTGCTAGTCCAGAGGATCTGCCGGTGCATATCCACATTGCCGAGCAGCAGAAAGAGGTGAATGACTGTCTGGCCTGGAGCGGGCAACGGCCTATTGCGTGGCTGTTCGACAACATCGACGTGGACCCGCGCTGGTGCCTGATCCACGCTACCCATCCCGACCGTTTCGAGCTGGCGAGCATTGCGGCCAGCGGCGCGGTGATCGGCCTGTGCCCAACCACCGAGGCGAATCTCGGCGACGGCATTTTCCCCGGCGTGGATTATCTGGCGCAAAAAGGGCGCTGGGGCATTGGCTCTGATAGCCATGTGTCTCTCAACCTGGTGGAAGAGCTGCGCTGGCTGGAGTACGGCCAGCGTCTGCGCGACCTGCGCCGCAATCGCCTGACTAGCGCTGAGCATACTTCAGTAGGGGATTTGCTCTACACCCAGGCGCTACGGGGCGGTGCTCAAGCCTGCGGCGCGGCTATCGGTCAGCTTGCCGTGGGCTATCGCGCCGACTGGCTGGTACTAGACGGTGAAGACCCGTACCTCGCGGCGGCGGCAGACAGCGAACTGCTCAATCGGTGGATTTTTGCCGGTAGCGCCGCGCAAATTCGTGACGTTTTTGTGGCGGGCAAAGCCAAAGTGGTCAATGGCCGCCATCCTCAACAGTCTCAGGCCAGCGCGGACTTCCTTGCATTGCTCCAGCAACTGGCAAGGGACGCGGCATGA
- the fetB gene encoding iron efflux ABC transporter permease subunit FetB yields MSQHNITNESLALALILVIVALLVSKREKLGLEKDIVWSVARAIVQLVAVGYVLKYIFEINDGWLTLLMVLFICFNAAFNAKKRSRNIDNGFAISFIAITASTALTLVILILSRSIEFLPMQVIPVSGMIAGNAMVAVGLCYSNLNQRFMDNQQKILEMLSLGASTKLASGSIIRDSIRAAMIPTVDAAKTVGIVSLPGMMSGMIFAGIDPVKAIKYQIMVTFMLLGTASVSTIIAGYLAYRRFYNERAQLRVMK; encoded by the coding sequence ATGAGCCAGCATAACATCACTAACGAATCACTGGCGCTGGCCCTCATTCTGGTCATCGTCGCCCTGCTGGTCAGTAAACGCGAGAAGCTGGGACTAGAGAAGGACATCGTTTGGAGCGTTGCGCGGGCCATCGTGCAACTGGTGGCAGTCGGCTATGTGCTCAAGTACATTTTCGAAATCAACGACGGCTGGCTGACCCTGCTGATGGTGCTGTTCATCTGCTTCAACGCCGCCTTTAACGCTAAAAAGCGCAGCCGGAATATTGATAACGGCTTTGCGATTTCCTTTATTGCTATTACCGCCAGCACCGCGCTGACGCTGGTGATCCTGATCCTCAGCCGCTCGATTGAATTCCTGCCGATGCAGGTGATCCCCGTCTCCGGCATGATTGCGGGCAACGCCATGGTGGCGGTCGGGCTGTGTTATAGCAATCTCAACCAGCGCTTTATGGATAACCAACAAAAAATCCTCGAGATGCTCAGCCTCGGCGCATCCACCAAGCTGGCGTCCGGCTCGATTATTCGCGACAGCATTCGCGCCGCGATGATCCCCACCGTCGATGCCGCCAAGACCGTCGGCATCGTCAGCCTGCCGGGCATGATGTCCGGGATGATTTTCGCCGGTATTGATCCGGTAAAAGCCATTAAGTACCAGATAATGGTCACCTTTATGCTGCTCGGCACCGCCAGCGTCTCCACCATCATCGCGGGCTACCTCGCCTACCGCCGTTTCTATAATGAGCGTGCGCAACTGCGCGTGATGAAGTAA